Proteins from a genomic interval of Clostridium sp. 'deep sea':
- a CDS encoding PLP-dependent aminotransferase family protein: protein MKYEQIVRDIKNLILNSKLNAGDKLPSIRHMATKYTCNKDTVIRAYKELELNHYLYSIPKSGYYVVDSLTKNNKSNSQLIDFKTTLPDSRLLPYKEFNHSITKAIAVYKQELFTYGEVKGLMQLREIVQNLLWQNNIYSKTENIFITSGVQQALNILMNMPINNKYNILVEQPTYNLMQRIAELGKGQVYGIKRDKQGIDMAELKYHFANNNIKFFYTIPRFHNPLGSSYTDKQKQQIVELANIYNVYIVEDDYLGDLATSNNNLTLFNYDTGEKVIYLKSFSKSFMPGLRIGAIILPTKLQTSFTKYKKYDDINTSILAQGGLAIFIKSGMFNNHLLKIRSEYKSKMNYANACLKTNLVPGLDFIKAETGFFVWLTLPKKINVNKLELRLLNKNILISSAKNFYAKQKSVQNSLRLCISALSKQQIKQGVFTILNEIKYMNK, encoded by the coding sequence TTGCAATAAGGACACGGTGATTAGAGCCTATAAAGAATTAGAACTAAATCACTATCTTTATTCAATACCTAAAAGTGGCTATTACGTAGTAGATAGCCTCACCAAGAATAACAAGAGTAATAGTCAGTTAATTGACTTTAAAACAACCCTGCCAGATTCCCGTTTATTACCCTATAAAGAGTTTAACCATAGCATTACTAAAGCCATAGCTGTTTATAAACAAGAGCTTTTTACCTACGGAGAGGTAAAAGGCTTAATGCAACTTAGAGAAATTGTTCAAAATTTACTTTGGCAAAATAATATATATAGCAAAACAGAAAACATTTTTATAACCTCTGGAGTACAGCAGGCCCTCAACATTCTAATGAATATGCCAATTAACAATAAATATAATATTTTAGTGGAACAACCAACATATAATTTAATGCAGCGAATTGCAGAGTTAGGTAAAGGTCAAGTTTATGGCATTAAAAGAGACAAACAGGGCATAGATATGGCTGAGCTAAAATATCACTTTGCCAATAATAATATTAAATTTTTTTACACCATACCTCGCTTTCATAACCCCTTAGGTAGTTCTTACACAGACAAGCAAAAACAGCAAATAGTTGAACTTGCCAATATCTATAATGTATATATTGTTGAAGATGATTACTTAGGAGATTTAGCTACTAGTAACAATAATCTTACTTTGTTTAACTACGATACAGGTGAAAAGGTAATATACCTAAAAAGTTTCTCTAAATCATTTATGCCAGGTTTACGAATAGGTGCTATTATTTTACCAACAAAGCTACAAACAAGCTTTACTAAATACAAAAAATATGATGATATAAACACCTCTATTTTAGCCCAAGGTGGCTTGGCTATTTTTATTAAAAGTGGTATGTTTAACAATCATTTATTAAAAATTCGGTCTGAATACAAAAGCAAAATGAACTATGCTAATGCCTGTTTAAAAACTAACTTAGTACCGGGTTTAGATTTTATAAAGGCTGAAACTGGGTTTTTTGTGTGGCTAACGTTGCCAAAAAAAATAAATGTAAACAAATTAGAGTTAAGGCTTCTTAACAAAAATATTTTAATAAGTTCAGCTAAGAACTTTTATGCTAAACAAAAGAGTGTACAAAATAGCTTAAGATTATGTATCTCAGCTTTATCAAAACAGCAAATAAAACAGGGTGTGTTCACAATACTTAATGAAATAAAATATATGAACAAATGA
- a CDS encoding magnesium transporter CorA family protein: MLQILKTVDNNLKELQDFENNIWINLINPTEQEIDRVGKLGIDTDYIRAALDEEERSHIESDNGQILIIIDIPLIRKQEDDDNFHTTIPLGIILFDQGVVTVCLAENTIIKDFIKRRIRGFYTNFKSRFVLQILLRASTRYLIYLRRIDNKSSKIEKELHKSLKNSELIELLKLEKSLVYFSTSLKSNEVVLERLRRMGEFKLYEEDVELLDDVIIENKQAIEMATIYSSILSGTMDAFASVISNNLNMVMKFLASITIVLAIPTIVFSFYGMNVPLPLQNNPWAFLVTIGVSIVFCGVSVYLLLKKKMF; the protein is encoded by the coding sequence ATGTTACAGATTTTAAAAACTGTTGACAATAATCTTAAAGAATTACAGGACTTTGAAAACAATATTTGGATTAATTTAATTAACCCTACAGAGCAAGAGATTGACCGTGTTGGCAAGCTAGGTATTGATACCGACTATATAAGGGCTGCCCTAGATGAAGAAGAAAGATCACATATTGAGTCGGATAACGGTCAAATTTTAATTATTATTGATATACCTCTTATTAGAAAACAAGAAGACGATGACAATTTTCACACAACAATTCCGCTGGGTATAATACTGTTTGACCAAGGTGTAGTTACAGTTTGTTTAGCAGAAAACACCATTATAAAAGACTTTATTAAAAGAAGAATAAGAGGATTTTATACTAATTTTAAGAGCCGTTTTGTATTACAAATATTGTTACGAGCTTCAACTCGCTATTTAATCTATTTAAGAAGAATAGATAATAAAAGCAGTAAAATAGAAAAAGAACTGCATAAATCACTTAAAAATAGTGAATTAATAGAGCTGTTAAAACTAGAAAAATCACTGGTATATTTTTCAACATCCCTAAAATCTAATGAGGTAGTGTTGGAGCGTTTACGTAGAATGGGTGAGTTTAAGTTATACGAAGAAGATGTTGAATTATTAGATGATGTAATTATCGAGAATAAACAGGCCATAGAAATGGCAACTATTTATAGTAGTATTTTAAGTGGCACTATGGATGCCTTTGCCTCGGTTATATCTAATAACTTAAATATGGTAATGAAATTTTTAGCCTCTATAACAATTGTATTGGCTATACCAACAATAGTTTTTAGCTTTTACGGTATGAATGTACCGCTACCATTGCAAAACAATCCATGGGCATTTTTAGTGACTATAGGGGTATCTATAGTTTTCTGTGGAGTATCTGTGTATTTGTTATTAAAGAAGAAAATGTTTTAG
- a CDS encoding ABC-F family ATP-binding cassette domain-containing protein, giving the protein MNLVAIENLSKSYLDKELFSMITFGIVSADKIGLIGVNGVGKSTLLKIIAGKEQANSGKITKRKETTIKYLAQNPNLDNDLTVLEQIFNCNEPLFELVKRYELANIKTIENPSDEKLQNTLMKLISEMDNKHAWQLENEAKSILTKLGIYDFNKKIGTLSGGQKKRVALAEALIQPSQLLILDEPTNHIDNETIEWLEKYLLERKGALLMVTHDRYFLDRVTNRILELDRSKIYSYEGNYSVFVEKKAERELELLATQSKKRNIFRQELAWMRRGARARSTKQKARIARFNELKEDLNSYENKNDLSINVGVSRLGKKVIEINNISKSYDNKTVIKDFTCSIHPNDRIGIVGVNGAGKSTLLNLISTSIQPDSGSIEYGSTVKLSYYKQDYQQIDPKKRAIDYIKEVAEVMSTEDGNFITASQMLELFLFTASMQYCPISKLSGGERKRLYLLRELMKCPNVLLLDEPTNDLDIQTLTILEQYITAFKGVIIAVSHDRYFLDKIANKIFSFNNSAQVKQFFGGYAEYLKLTSNIEVKTAKETKKTENNKKYKKEPNLKFTYKEKQEYEEIENKIENTELQIQDINNQINTAGDNYTLLQELADKLTTQENQLDQLMIRWEYLTDLAEKINNNNK; this is encoded by the coding sequence ATGAATCTAGTAGCGATTGAAAACTTAAGTAAAAGCTATCTCGATAAAGAGTTATTCAGTATGATTACATTTGGCATAGTTAGTGCTGATAAAATAGGTTTGATTGGGGTAAATGGAGTAGGAAAATCTACCCTATTAAAAATTATTGCAGGTAAAGAACAAGCTAACTCTGGCAAAATTACTAAAAGAAAAGAAACTACCATTAAGTATTTAGCTCAAAACCCAAATTTAGACAATGATCTTACAGTTTTAGAGCAAATATTTAATTGTAACGAGCCATTATTTGAATTAGTTAAAAGGTACGAGTTAGCAAACATAAAGACAATAGAAAACCCTAGCGATGAAAAACTGCAAAATACATTAATGAAGTTAATTTCCGAAATGGATAATAAACACGCTTGGCAATTAGAGAATGAAGCTAAAAGCATCTTAACCAAGCTAGGAATTTACGACTTTAATAAAAAAATAGGAACACTATCTGGTGGACAAAAAAAGCGAGTAGCTTTAGCGGAGGCTTTAATTCAACCTTCTCAACTATTAATATTAGACGAGCCGACCAATCATATAGATAACGAAACTATTGAATGGCTAGAAAAATACCTTCTAGAGCGTAAAGGTGCCTTATTAATGGTAACCCATGATCGTTATTTTTTGGATAGAGTAACAAATAGAATTTTAGAGCTTGATAGAAGCAAAATTTACTCATATGAGGGTAATTACTCTGTTTTTGTTGAAAAAAAGGCAGAAAGAGAATTAGAGTTACTGGCAACACAAAGCAAAAAGCGAAATATTTTTAGGCAAGAATTAGCTTGGATGAGGCGGGGTGCTAGGGCACGAAGCACTAAACAAAAAGCCAGAATAGCTAGATTTAATGAATTAAAAGAAGACCTAAACAGCTACGAGAATAAAAACGATTTGAGCATTAATGTAGGGGTGAGCCGTTTAGGTAAAAAGGTTATTGAAATAAATAATATTAGTAAAAGTTATGACAATAAAACTGTAATCAAAGACTTTACATGTTCCATACACCCTAACGACAGAATTGGTATTGTTGGTGTTAACGGAGCAGGCAAATCAACCTTATTGAATCTGATATCAACTAGTATACAGCCGGATAGTGGTAGTATTGAGTATGGCTCTACAGTAAAATTAAGTTATTATAAACAGGATTATCAGCAAATAGATCCCAAGAAAAGAGCAATAGACTATATAAAAGAAGTTGCAGAGGTTATGAGTACTGAAGATGGTAACTTTATAACTGCCTCACAAATGTTAGAGTTATTTTTATTTACTGCGAGTATGCAATACTGCCCTATCAGTAAATTATCTGGTGGTGAGCGAAAAAGACTTTATTTATTACGAGAGTTAATGAAATGCCCTAATGTTTTATTATTAGATGAGCCGACTAATGATTTAGATATTCAAACATTAACTATTTTAGAGCAGTATATAACAGCCTTTAAGGGTGTTATTATTGCGGTCTCACATGATAGATACTTTTTAGATAAAATTGCCAATAAAATATTTTCTTTTAATAATAGTGCACAAGTTAAGCAATTTTTTGGAGGTTATGCCGAGTATTTAAAATTAACCAGCAATATAGAAGTTAAAACAGCTAAAGAAACAAAAAAAACTGAAAATAATAAGAAATATAAAAAAGAACCAAATTTAAAATTTACCTATAAAGAAAAACAAGAATATGAAGAAATAGAAAATAAAATTGAAAACACAGAGCTGCAAATTCAAGATATTAATAATCAAATAAATACAGCAGGAGATAATTATACCCTACTTCAAGAGTTAGCAGATAAGCTAACAACGCAAGAGAATCAACTAGATCAGTTGATGATTAGGTGGGAATATTTAACCGATTTAGCAGAGAAAATTAATAATAATAATAAGTAA
- a CDS encoding 4Fe-4S binding protein yields MSKISNAQKPKRKSLRLVVQFFFFILVLLIVINKALVENGQGIPFLGHMSLHAICPFGGIESLYSLFTAGVFVQKIHASSMVLTVAVFIISILFGPAFCSWICPFGTVQEFVGKIGRKIFKRRYNNFIPVKLDYYLRYIRYFVLGLVLYNTAVTAKLVFQNYDPYYALFNFFTNEVAITAYIALIMTLVLSLFIERPFCKYLCPYGSILGLFNYIRIFKIRRAESTCINCGACDVSCPMNIKVSQKNSVNDHQCISCMQCTSEAACPIANTVTLSTKLKQEAKKYEG; encoded by the coding sequence ATGAGTAAAATATCAAATGCACAAAAGCCTAAAAGAAAATCCCTTAGGCTTGTTGTGCAATTTTTCTTTTTCATACTTGTGTTGTTAATAGTTATTAATAAAGCTTTAGTAGAAAATGGACAGGGCATACCCTTTTTAGGACATATGTCATTACATGCTATATGTCCATTTGGTGGTATTGAATCATTATATAGTTTATTTACAGCTGGCGTATTTGTTCAAAAAATTCATGCATCTTCAATGGTTTTGACAGTGGCGGTATTTATTATATCAATCTTATTTGGTCCAGCTTTTTGTAGCTGGATTTGTCCTTTTGGCACTGTACAGGAGTTTGTTGGAAAAATAGGTCGTAAAATTTTTAAGAGAAGATACAATAACTTTATACCAGTAAAATTGGATTATTACTTAAGATATATACGCTATTTTGTTTTAGGGTTAGTGTTATATAATACGGCTGTTACTGCAAAGTTAGTTTTCCAAAACTATGACCCCTATTATGCATTGTTTAATTTCTTTACAAACGAGGTTGCTATTACAGCTTATATTGCTCTAATAATGACACTTGTACTGTCTTTATTTATTGAAAGACCTTTCTGTAAATATTTATGCCCTTATGGAAGTATTTTAGGTCTCTTTAATTATATAAGAATTTTTAAAATACGTAGAGCTGAAAGTACATGTATTAATTGTGGTGCCTGTGATGTTAGTTGTCCTATGAATATAAAGGTTTCCCAAAAAAATTCAGTTAATGATCACCAATGTATATCCTGCATGCAGTGTACTAGTGAGGCAGCTTGTCCAATAGCAAACACTGTTACTTTATCAACAAAGCTAAAACAGGAGGCTAAAAAATATGAGGGTTAG
- a CDS encoding DUF1576 domain-containing protein, with the protein MKPISNSIKIKILTLYAFSLVVFGFIMATPSEILLGLKNILTQSDTLITDYIGVGGMGATFVNSGLLTLIFIFMIYKLKVNVSGVTIASLFTISGFAFFGKNLLNVWFIILGVYLYSRYQKEKFTKYLYIALFGTALAPLVTEVMFSDFLVPNLRILLAALIGTFAGFILAPLSTFLLRVHQGYNLYNIGFTAGIIGTIFISVFKSYGFLATPRLIWTTGNNTVLGLYLILVFLFMMVLGYILDKDAFKKFTNILEYPGRLVEDFVFLEGFAATLINMAVNGLLATAYVIIVKGDINGPTIAGILTIVGFSAFGKHCANIVPIFLGVLLGSITKVWAINEPAILLAALFGTGLAPIAGEYGWFYGILAGFIHSSVVLNVGVLHAGTNLYNNGFSAGLVAAFLVPIINAFRKEEVE; encoded by the coding sequence ATGAAGCCAATATCAAATAGTATAAAAATAAAAATACTAACTCTGTATGCATTTTCGCTTGTAGTATTCGGGTTTATTATGGCTACTCCTAGTGAAATTTTATTAGGACTAAAAAATATACTAACACAAAGCGATACTCTTATTACCGACTATATTGGTGTTGGTGGAATGGGAGCTACTTTTGTGAACTCTGGTTTGCTTACCTTGATTTTTATTTTTATGATTTATAAGTTAAAGGTAAATGTAAGTGGTGTTACAATAGCCTCGTTATTCACAATCTCAGGTTTTGCGTTTTTCGGTAAGAATTTATTAAACGTTTGGTTTATAATTTTGGGTGTTTATTTATACTCACGTTACCAAAAAGAAAAGTTTACTAAGTATTTGTATATAGCTTTATTTGGTACTGCCTTAGCTCCCTTAGTAACTGAGGTAATGTTTTCGGATTTTTTGGTACCTAATTTAAGAATACTATTGGCGGCTTTAATTGGTACCTTTGCTGGTTTTATTTTAGCTCCACTTTCCACCTTTTTGTTACGTGTTCATCAGGGTTATAACTTATATAATATTGGTTTTACAGCGGGCATAATCGGTACTATTTTTATATCGGTATTTAAATCCTATGGCTTTTTAGCAACCCCACGCCTAATATGGACTACCGGAAACAATACGGTATTAGGGCTTTATTTAATCTTAGTGTTTTTATTTATGATGGTTTTAGGCTATATTTTAGATAAAGATGCTTTTAAAAAATTTACAAATATACTAGAATACCCTGGTAGATTAGTAGAAGACTTTGTTTTTTTAGAGGGATTTGCAGCAACTTTAATTAACATGGCAGTAAACGGCTTGTTAGCAACAGCCTATGTTATTATAGTAAAAGGTGACATAAACGGACCAACAATAGCAGGTATTTTAACAATTGTAGGCTTTAGTGCTTTTGGTAAGCACTGTGCTAATATTGTTCCAATATTTTTAGGTGTTTTACTAGGATCAATTACTAAAGTATGGGCTATAAATGAACCAGCTATTTTATTGGCGGCCTTATTTGGTACAGGTTTAGCACCTATAGCGGGTGAGTATGGCTGGTTTTATGGTATTTTAGCAGGATTTATCCACTCCTCAGTCGTATTAAATGTAGGGGTATTACACGCAGGCACAAACTTATACAATAATGGATTTTCAGCGGGATTAGTAGCGGCATTTTTAGTACCTATAATTAATGCATTCAGAAAGGAAGAAGTTGAGTGA
- a CDS encoding IS110 family transposase, whose amino-acid sequence MVPWLKEREVFMMSYEILKGLFKEYGHEKILFVGIDIGKYNHVVSIWNGYRDVILKSYEFNSKESGYKELRNRLDRIISLENPKKIIIGCEPSGHYYLNLMYKLKEDYCNAYFRLINPKATKSQRDTAMERNKTDSIDTQAILDLLIQGNSYKMPFNDHIFEEIKEVVRRVDNYTKHKTILKNQIHVYLDELYPGFEKKGCPLIETVSGSQFLNILPEPKELKAMSAQDILDMFKEHGYTLRKAYAIKFSERAKQMLLPQKPIIKSKVQTLTEYIERYLLLEKYMNEATIILDTLLANFEFTENIMELNGMGVITLSRIIAYLNNPYRFEDGSKAAQFAGLTPTKNQSGTSEKREKISRIGHTRLRSVMVQLAHQLITTIGYFTAYYNRLVIEKGKNIKLAITATAHKILRVIIKMIHSGEKFNPPYC is encoded by the coding sequence ATGGTACCATGGTTAAAAGAAAGAGAGGTATTTATGATGAGTTATGAAATTTTAAAAGGACTATTTAAAGAATATGGTCATGAAAAGATACTGTTTGTAGGAATAGATATTGGAAAGTATAACCATGTAGTGAGTATTTGGAATGGGTATAGAGACGTAATCCTAAAATCTTATGAGTTTAATAGTAAAGAAAGTGGTTATAAAGAGCTAAGAAACAGACTAGATAGAATAATCAGCTTAGAAAACCCAAAGAAAATAATTATAGGGTGTGAACCATCAGGACATTACTACTTAAACCTAATGTATAAACTAAAAGAAGATTACTGTAATGCCTACTTTAGACTAATAAATCCTAAAGCAACAAAGTCACAAAGAGATACGGCTATGGAAAGAAATAAAACAGATTCTATCGATACCCAAGCCATCTTAGATTTATTAATACAAGGAAATTCATATAAAATGCCTTTTAATGACCATATTTTTGAAGAGATAAAAGAGGTAGTTAGAAGAGTAGATAATTATACTAAGCATAAAACAATATTAAAAAACCAGATACATGTTTACTTAGATGAACTTTATCCAGGGTTTGAGAAAAAAGGATGTCCTTTAATTGAAACCGTTTCAGGTAGTCAATTTCTTAACATATTACCTGAACCAAAGGAACTAAAAGCCATGTCAGCACAAGATATATTAGATATGTTTAAGGAACATGGCTACACTTTAAGAAAAGCCTATGCTATAAAATTTAGTGAAAGAGCTAAGCAAATGCTATTGCCACAGAAGCCTATTATTAAATCCAAGGTTCAAACCCTTACAGAATACATTGAAAGATATCTATTGCTTGAGAAATATATGAATGAGGCAACTATTATTTTGGATACCTTGTTAGCTAACTTTGAATTCACTGAAAACATTATGGAGCTAAATGGTATGGGCGTTATTACTTTAAGCAGAATAATTGCTTATCTTAACAACCCCTATAGGTTTGAAGATGGTAGTAAAGCTGCTCAATTTGCAGGGCTTACCCCTACAAAAAACCAGAGTGGCACTTCTGAAAAAAGAGAGAAAATATCTAGGATAGGACATACTCGTTTAAGAAGTGTTATGGTTCAATTAGCTCACCAACTTATTACTACAATAGGTTATTTTACAGCTTATTATAATAGACTTGTTATTGAAAAGGGTAAGAATATTAAACTTGCTATTACTGCAACAGCTCATAAAATCTTGAGAGTTATTATAAAAATGATTCATTCTGGTGAAAAGTTTAATCCCCCCTACTGCTAG
- a CDS encoding VOC family protein: MKFEHIGIKVLNLPESIKFYTQVLDCSVINKLQKQETQLVFLDAHGVTIELIYKPKNSLRTIGPVEHLAFKVDNFEKKVQELKDLNIKFDGPARNTEIGKIIFFRGPNNERIEILGL, translated from the coding sequence ATGAAATTCGAACACATTGGAATAAAGGTATTAAATCTACCCGAGTCAATTAAGTTTTATACTCAGGTATTGGATTGCTCAGTAATAAATAAATTACAAAAACAAGAAACCCAATTAGTGTTTTTAGATGCTCATGGAGTAACAATTGAGTTAATTTATAAACCTAAAAATAGCTTAAGAACTATTGGTCCAGTAGAACATTTAGCATTTAAAGTGGATAATTTTGAAAAAAAAGTACAGGAACTTAAAGATTTAAATATAAAATTTGATGGACCAGCCCGCAATACAGAGATTGGTAAAATAATATTTTTTAGAGGACCAAACAACGAACGTATTGAAATTTTAGGGCTTTAA